One window of Siniperca chuatsi isolate FFG_IHB_CAS linkage group LG15, ASM2008510v1, whole genome shotgun sequence genomic DNA carries:
- the dusp23b gene encoding dual specificity protein phosphatase 23b, protein MASTPPHNFSWVEPGKLAGLALPRMTCEYQYLLDKGVKHLVCLCERKPPYYDSCPELQLHHIKIVDFAPPSQSQIDRFLSIVEEANSKGEGVGVHCMHGHGRTGTMLACYLVKTRKMSGIDAINEIRRLRQGSIETHEQEKAVVQFYQRTK, encoded by the exons ATGGCCTCCACTCCTCCACACAACTTCTCCTGGGTCGAACCAGGGAAACTGGCTGGACTGGCACTGCCCAGGATGACATGTGAATACCAGTACCTGCTGGACAAAGGTGTCAAACACCTGGTTTGCCTGTGTGAGAGAAAACCACCATACTATGACTCGTGCCCAGAGTTACAGCTGCACCACATTAAGATAGTGGACTTCGCTCCTCCATCACAAAGTCAGATTGATAGATTCCTCTCTATAGTGGAAGAGGCCAACTCCAAGGGAGAG GGTGTGGGAGTTCACTGCATGCATGGTCATGGGAGAACAGGGACCATGCTGGCCTGCTACCTGGTGAAGACGAGGAAGATGTCGGGGATCGACGCCATCAACGAGATCCGCAGGCTGCGGCAAGGCTCGATCGAAACTCACGAACAAGAGAAAGCCGTGGTGCAGTTTTATCAGCGCACAAAGTAG